The Terriglobales bacterium nucleotide sequence TAGCATATTGCAAATCGGGAGTAGTGGCGTCGGACTGCAGGCTGCGATATTCGGCGGCTGCGTCGCGATAGCGCTTTCCCTGGGCGAGCAGATCTGCTCGCGTCTTGCGGTCTGCGATGCTGGCGGCGGGAGCAGCGGAAGATTGCAACTCAGTTCCGGCCGCGTCCGCTTCTGCTGCTATGGGCATGGTGTAGTAAACCAGGCGCAGCGATTCCCATCCCTTTTCTGGATTCCCGGCCTTGAGGTATGCGCGACCCAGAGCCAGTTCGACGTCGGCGCGCGGCGGAGAGCGGTGTTGCAGAAGGACTGCCACCGCTTCGTCCGGGCGTTGCTCGACCACAAGCGCACTGGAGTAGATCACAGAAGCGTCGCGGGAAAAGATGGAGTTGGGATATTTCTGATCAAAATCCTGCAGTGACGAGATGACGCCGGTAGCATCACCCTGCGCGCCCTTTGACATGGCCGTGAAATAGGCTACGTAGTCGGCGAGCTCATCGGCTCGTGGTTGGGACTTTTTGAGGGCGGGAAGGGCCTTGGCATAATCGCGATCCAGAATATGGGCGTAGCCGAGAACGAGATTGGCCAGCATGCCGGCATCATCGGCGGCGTGGTTTCTGGCGTATGCTTCCACTCCGGCGTAGGCAGCGGGGCTGCGGTTTTCGAGCAGCTGGCGAGCCATGGGTTTCAGCGAGGCGGAGGCGACAAAGGCTCTGTTAACGCGATGGAGCCTTCTTGCCAGAGCCTGCTGTTGCTTTTTCTTAGCGGCAGGCGACTGGGATTTGGCGGAATGTGAGCTGGAATGGGTGGACGTTTTGCTTGTTCCGGCGGAAGAGGAGGACTGCTGGGCGAAACCTCGCGGAGATCCCAGAGATATCAGAAGAATGAATGCAATCAGCAGGGACCGAATACTCACCCCAGTAGTTTAGCGCGGAAAACTGTTCCCCAGCAGTGATGGATCGTTATCAGCCAGGATACGCACTAGTTCTTCATTGAAATAATTTCCAGTCGCGGCAGAGGTATTGCCGTAGCGGCGGTCATAACTGGCGCGGCTCTTCTCGATGTCGTCTTTCAGGCGATCGTAGAGGTCGCGGTTTTGGCGGCCCTCGTTCACCCTTCCTTGATTGTAGAGCTTGATTTCGTCCACCAGCAGCTTAGCAAAGCGGCGGGCTTTTTTGTGCACCTCCTCTTCGGAGAGGGGGGCGGCAGCTGGTGCCTGGTTTCCGCCGTCGGAACTTTGCTGAGGCTGGAAAGTGTCACTCGCCCGCATGGTGCTGGGCTTTTCAGCTGAGGCTTCAGGAAGGGCCGAAGGGGCTTCCGATGTCTCTGTTTGGGAAGCTTCGGCTGCGGGAGCTGCCTTCCGGGCAGCCGTGATCTCCAGCCACAGCCCGGTTGTACGGACTAGGGCCTCGATTGCAGCGCGGTCCATGAAAGAGTTTCCCTGGGAATCCGCGTAAATTAGGGCTACGGGTTTGTCGCGAACGATAAGCGGAACAACCAACGCCTTATCGTCCTCAGGAGACCCGAAGCGGGTAGCAAAATTGAGGTCGAATTCCGCGGCATCGCCAAATACCGGCGATCGGGATTGAATGGCTCTGCCTGCTAACCCAGTACCCAAGCTCACCGGAACAGTGCGAATTGCGTCATTGTCGTCCAGGCCGTGAGCTCGCCATCCAATGGCGTTGTTAGCGCGCAGCACCCAAATGGCGCATCGTCCCGAGAAGAGGGAAACACCCCGGATGAGGCAATCCAGTATTTCGA carries:
- a CDS encoding GAF domain-containing protein — its product is MADPKEIQPIVERVLGEVLKTHATSLREEVVQRVLKSMSSPQQPSNSETLNGAMAAVQQAHTQVEILDCLIRGVSLFSGRCAIWVLRANNAIGWRAHGLDDNDAIRTVPVSLGTGLAGRAIQSRSPVFGDAAEFDLNFATRFGSPEDDKALVVPLIVRDKPVALIYADSQGNSFMDRAAIEALVRTTGLWLEITAARKAAPAAEASQTETSEAPSALPEASAEKPSTMRASDTFQPQQSSDGGNQAPAAAPLSEEEVHKKARRFAKLLVDEIKLYNQGRVNEGRQNRDLYDRLKDDIEKSRASYDRRYGNTSAATGNYFNEELVRILADNDPSLLGNSFPR